CAGTGGTCAAAGCTGTGCCTGAAGTGACTTGATCAAATCCACGCGCAAGGTAGCTGCCGGAAGTACTTCAAGTTTAATCATTAAATGATATGGAGGATTAAAATGTATAGTCAAGTAGCCCGAGGGACCTTTCCCCTCAGGCTCTCACAGGTAGGGTCGAGGACTGGCGCGGTTCAAATTAAGCCCGTTTCCAATCCCCTCCACGTCAAACGCAGCATGCGGATTTCCCGCACTACGCTTCCCTGTTAACTTCATTTAAAAATTTATGGGACCTATCAGCTGTAAGCGCTTTCAAGCCTGGTATCGTATAACCTTATAGTTATTAAATAACCCGAAAGTTTTATAAAGCCATGCTCTACTCCACCTGTTCCAGCCGAAGCCACTACGTTTCCTTGCACGCATCAGGTGCCTGCGAATTTTCCTTTCCACCCAGTCTTTTACATAACCAAAACATTGACTGGAATTTCCAATCCGAAAGTAGTTTACCCATCCACGCAAAATCGGATTGATCTCAGCCACTATCCTATCAAGCGGTTGCGAACGAAAACGACGGAACACCTCCTTAAGTCTGCTGAGAAGAGCTGTTCGTGCTTTCATTCTTGGAGTGACAAGTACACCCAACTTGCCTCGACGAGTTTTAGCCCGTCTAAAATCAAATCCGAGAAAACTGAATGTTTCACCACGGGTAAGATCTACCAGTTTGGATTTCTCCCGATTAAGCTGTACATCAAGCTTTTCCAACTCCTCAAGGAGTCTCTTATTGGCGGCATCAACCAGCCAATTCCACTTGCTAAAGCCATCAACCAAAATCACCAGGTCATCGGCAAAACGTGAGTATTCAATATACGTATATCTACCGTTACGCGTGACTTCTTTTGCCCGCTCCAGCATTTTATCTACCTCATTAAGATAGATATTGCTCAGCAAAGGCGAGATGACTCCACCTTGTGGAACACCTTTCTTTCCACCAACTTTCAAGATCAACTTCAACAGCCGCATTATCTGGGCGTCGTTAACCCGTTCCGCTACCTTATCAAGAAGAATGTGGTGACGAACATTATCAAAGAAGCCTTTGATATCAAGATCCAAAACCCAATCAAACTGCCAGCAACGACTACGTGTTGCATTGAGTGCATCCAATGCAGATTTCCCCGGACGATACCCGTAGGAATCTTCATCAAATACCGGTTCCAATTCCGGCTCCAGATACAATTTGACTGTCATCTGTGCTATTCGGTCAGCCACGGTTGGAATGCCAAGGGTCCGTGTTCCGCCCGATTTGGGTATCAAGACTGTTCGGGCAGGAGGTGGGAAATAGCTCCCCGAGGACATTCTGTTCCAGATCTTGTAAAGATTGTTCTCAAGATCTTCCTCAAACATCTCAAGGCTTACTGCATCCACACCGGCTCCGCCATCATTGCGTTTTACCCGGATATAAGCATCCCATACCGCCAATTTAGAAATATCAAATGACTTTGCTTCTCCCAATCAGTTCCTCCTATAATTCCAGTTGACCAAAAGGTAAAGCTGAACAATGCCACCCCTTCGCTCCAGCGCCGTTACAGCACCTTCATCACTACTACGGGTGACTCCGCCCCTGTTCATCACGGATTTTCATGAAATCAAAAAACCCTAATATCTATGCTATCGATTTAAATTTTGGTTCCTTTTTCTTGAATAATAACCTGTAAAATAAAGCATATAAGCAATCATATGCTTTTTACATTAAAATATTTTAGGGTTTATTATATCTATCAAAATTT
Above is a window of uncultured Desulfobacter sp. DNA encoding:
- the ltrA gene encoding group II intron reverse transcriptase/maturase yields the protein MGEAKSFDISKLAVWDAYIRVKRNDGGAGVDAVSLEMFEEDLENNLYKIWNRMSSGSYFPPPARTVLIPKSGGTRTLGIPTVADRIAQMTVKLYLEPELEPVFDEDSYGYRPGKSALDALNATRSRCWQFDWVLDLDIKGFFDNVRHHILLDKVAERVNDAQIMRLLKLILKVGGKKGVPQGGVISPLLSNIYLNEVDKMLERAKEVTRNGRYTYIEYSRFADDLVILVDGFSKWNWLVDAANKRLLEELEKLDVQLNREKSKLVDLTRGETFSFLGFDFRRAKTRRGKLGVLVTPRMKARTALLSRLKEVFRRFRSQPLDRIVAEINPILRGWVNYFRIGNSSQCFGYVKDWVERKIRRHLMRARKRSGFGWNRWSRAWLYKTFGLFNNYKVIRYQA